TGCCGCGATCAGCCGTTGGACGGTCGCTTCGCGCTCCGCTGGCTCGTCGGACATCAGGTTGACAACCGGTAGCGCGACGGATACAGCCTCGGCAACAACCTGCACGGGAGTGCCATCAACCGTGGCAAACGTTGTGCGGAGCGTCTCATGCCGATCAACAAGCGCCTGGATCGCCCGCTGAAGCGCTGGCATGTCGACTGGCCCTGCGATCTCGATGGTCCAGGGAATGTTGTAGATAGCACTACCCGGCTGAAGCTGCTCCAAGATCCATAAGCGCTGTTGAGCAAAGGATGTGGGTAGAGCAAACAGATCCTCAGTTGTCATGTCTTGCCTGTAGCTCCTTCTAATGGGTGGGAGGAAGCGGCGCTAGCCTGCTTGCGAACCTTTGATCCGGTAGCGACGACGATCGATCGAGCCGATCGTCGGCTGAGGCGTGATGGTCGTAGCGCCAGCCATCTGAATAGCTTCGGCACATTCGGCGATGGTCGGGGCAGTAAACAGACTTCGTAGGGGAAGATCGACATGCATGGTTTCTTGAATGCGAAACACACACCGGGTTGCGAGCAGCGAGTGGCCGCCGAGGGCGAAGAAGTTGTCGTAGATGCCGATCGGGGTGGCCGTGTTGGGACGCAGCAGCTCTTGCCAGATCGTGACGAGCTGCGCCTCCAGCGGGGTGCGCGGGCCGATGTAGGCCGTTTCGCTGCGCTCCTGCCGTGCCAGGGCGTCGAGCGCGTGGCGATCGAGCTTGCCGTTGGGCGTCAGCGGCATGTCCTCCAGCACCACGATGCTGCCCGGAACCATGTACTCCGGCAGCCGCTCGCGCAAGAATTGCTTGATATGCTGCGCGCTTAAGGTCTGGCCTTCCCGGGCAACAACCAGCGCCACCAGTCGCGTGTCGCGGTGTCCACCGGCGGAGGGCGCGGTAGGCTGCGCCACCACCACGGCCTCGGCGACTTCGGGATGCTGGCCGAGCACGGCCTCGATCTCGCCCAGCTCGATGCGGATGCCCCGCACCTGCACTTGTCCATCGCGCCGCCCGATGAACTCCAACTGCCCATCCGCCCGCCAGCGCACCAGGTCGCCCGTGCGGTACAGCCGCGCCCCCGCCTGCCCGCTCAGCCCGTCCGGCACGAAGCGCTCCGCTGTCCACGCCGCCTGCCCGACATAGCCCCGCGCCAGCCCC
This window of the Herpetosiphonaceae bacterium genome carries:
- a CDS encoding non-ribosomal peptide synthetase; the protein is CLDQARAALAALPTTPPAVPLTPDHLAYVLFTSGSTGTPKGVAVPQRGLAHLVHWHHHAYQLTPADRASQLAALTFDAAVWEVWPYLTRGASVHLVPEAIRHDVAALGRWLAAEVISLSFLPTALAEALWAAGWQAPPPLRALLVGGDQLHGVDPARLGCALVNHYGPTESAVVATCGRVTAEPGLPPIGVPLPYVQGYVLNRWQQPVPIGVVGELYLGGAGLARGYVGQAAWTAERFVPDGLSGQAGARLYRTGDLVRWRADGQLEFIGRRDGQVQVRGIRIELGEIEAVLGQHPEVAEAVVVAQPTAPSAGGHRDTRLVALVVAREGQTLSAQHIKQFLRERLPEYMVPGSIVVLEDMPLTPNGKLDRHALDALARQERSETAYIGPRTPLEAQLVTIWQELLRPNTATPIGIYDNFFALGGHSLLATRCVFRIQETMHVDLPLRSLFTAPTIAECAEAIQMAGATTITPQPTIGSIDRRRYRIKGSQAG